Proteins encoded by one window of Xenopus tropicalis strain Nigerian chromosome 6, UCB_Xtro_10.0, whole genome shotgun sequence:
- the sdcbp gene encoding syntenin-1, whose translation MSLYPSLEDLKVDKVIQAQTTFSANPVNPAILPAASASAPQYGGMYPKLYPELEQYMGLSLSEDEIHKNMSLVPSGGNQVAIPTALNNMVAPVSGNDVGIRRAEIKQGIREAILCKDQDGKIGLRLKSIDNGIFVQLVQTNSPASLAGLKFGDQILQINGENCAGWSSDKSHKILKQVSGERISMIVRDRPFERTITMHKDSTGHVGFIFKNGKITSIVKDSSAARNGLLTDHNLCEINGQNVIGLKDSQVAELLATSANVVTLTVMPSYIFEHMVKRMASSVLKNLMDHSVPEV comes from the exons ATGTCTCTGTATCCCTCACTGGAGGACCTGAAGGTTGACAAAGTCATCCAG GCACAGACAACTTTTTCTGCAAACCCAGTCAATCCAGCAATATTGCCTGCTGCTTCAGCATCAGCTCCTCAATATGGAG GGATGTACCCTAAGCTTTATCCAGAACTGGAACAGTACATGGGCTTAAGTCTCAGTGAAGATGAAATTCATAAAAATATGTCTTTGGTACCTTCTGGTGGG AACCAGGTAGCGATACCAACGGCTTTAAACAACATGGTAGCTCCAGTGTCTGGAAATGATGTTGGAATCCGCAGAGCAGAAATCAAGCAGGGGATTCGGGAAGCCATATTATGTAAAGATCAGGATGGAAAGATTGGCCTTCGCCTGAAATCCATTGACAAT GGAATCTTTGtgcagcttgtacaaaccaactcTCCAGCATCCTTGGCTGGCCTGAAGTTTGGAGATCAGATCTTACAGATAAATGGAGAGAACTGTGCTGGATGGAGCTCGGATAAATCGCACAAAATTCTCAAGCAAGTCTCTGGAGAAAGGATCTCTATGATTGTTCGTGACAG GCCCTTTGAGCGCACGATCACCATGCACAAAGACAGTACGGGACATGTcggatttatatttaaaaatggcaaaatcACCTCCATTGTCAAAGACAGCTCAGCAGCAAGGAACGGCCTCCTCACTGACCACAATCTTTGTGAAATTAATGGCCAAAATGTGATTGGATTAAAG GATTCTCAGGTTGCTGAATTACTCGCAACATCTGCAAATGTGGTGACCCTTACCGTTATGCCATCCTACATTTTTGAACATATGGTTAAAAG AATGGCTTCCAGTGTTTTGAAGAACTTAATGGATCATTCTGTTCCTGAGGTTTAA
- the nsmaf gene encoding protein FAN isoform X1 — MGEDDLLFKNIKQRRLVVLYNQVYLIKEQNIVGAYKIERGKNGVIFQLEDSRRVDDVVQTLLQLQRASCLDKLGDQTAMITAILQSRLARTSFDKKSFQNISEISDMECAAEMVTPLVTNPGHVCITNKFLYFQPLNGYPKHVVHINLSDIRRIYKRRHMLMPVGLEVFCTENDLCSDIYLKFYNPTDRDDLYYYIAAYLENHVTEQTADSYMLQWQMGHISNYQYLLHLNNLADRSCNDLSQYPVFPWIIADYTSSQLDLTNPETYRDLSKPIGALNKERLERLLKRYHEMPDPKFIYGSHYSSPGYVLFYLVRIAPEYMLCLQNGKFDHADRMFNSIGDTWRNCLEGVTDFKELTPEFYGNECGFLLNTMHLDLGKRQGGKLVDDVELPPWASDADHFLKKNQEALESQYVSDNLHEWINLIFGCKQRGNEAVAANNVFHPVTYEGEVDLNSIEDPDQKVAMLTQILEFGQTPKQLFTKPHPKRIITNSKSMSRSSSLNVSIADSPGSLSEESFEDLTEESKSLAWGNITRLRIESGHKIHKESITGVAVSCNGSSVFTTSQDSTLKMFSADQKSLQRSVSFSNMALSSCAVLPGDMTVMCSSWDNNVYFYSIAFGRRQDTLMGHDDAVSKIQWCNNRLCTASWDSTVKVWNCVPADVCGTKRNNFDLLAELEHDAGVNTISLSSDGSVMVSGTKEGAVSIWDIGSATMLHQVPCHSGTVYDAAFSPDNRHVLSTGEDGCLKVIDVQTGMLISSLPSGEVQRCFCWNGHTVLSGNDSGEMLVWDLLGGRITERVTGHSDAVTCIWMNESCNTIITGGMDRQILFWKLHY; from the exons GGCAAAAATGGTGTTATCTTTCAGCTGGAGGATTCTAGAAGGGTTGATGATGTTGTACAAACCCTGCTTCAG CTTCAAAGAGCTTCTTGCCTTGACAAGCTTGGAGATCAGACTGCAATG ATAACTGCTATTCTCCAGTCGCGTTTGGCACGAACCTCATTTGATAAAAAAAG CTTTCAGAATATCTCAGAAATCTCAGACATGGAGTGTGCGGCAGAAATGGTTACGCCACTTGTCACCAACCCTGGGCACGTGTGCATCACCAATAAATTCCTCTATTTCCAGCCACTGAATGGTTACCCA aaacACGTGGTTCATATTAATCTATCTGATATACGACGAATATATAAGAGAAGACATATGCTGATGCCGGTG GGCCTGGAAGTGTTTTGCACTGAAAATGACTTGTGTTCAGATATATACCTTAAATTTTACAATCCTACCGATCGTGATGATCTCTATTACTACATAGCAGCCTATTTAG AGAATCATGTTACTGAGCAGACAGCAGACAGCTATATGTTACAATGGCAAATGGGCCACATTTCAAATTACCAGTATCTTTTACATCTCAATAACCTGGCAGACCGCAGCTGCAATGATCTTTCTCAGTATCCTGTATTTCCTTGGATCATAGCAGACTACACTAGTTCACAACTGG atttaaccaATCCTGAAACTTACCGGGACCTTAGTAAACCTATTGGAGCTCTAAATAAAGAGAGACTTGAAAGATTGTTG aaaagataTCATGAGATGCCAGATCCAAAATTTATCTATGGAAGCCATTATTCATCACCGGGCTATGTACTCTTCTACTTGGTTAGAATTG CACCCGAGTACATGCTTTGCCTGCAAAATGGGAAGTTTGATCATGCCGACAGGATGTTCAACAG TATTGGAGATACTTGGAGAAATTGCCTAGAAGGAGTAACTGACTTCAAAGAG TTAACTCCAGAATTTTATGGAAATGAatgtggcttcctgttaaacactATGCATCTCGATTTGGGAAAGCGACAAGGAGGAAAACTGGTTGATGATGTTGAACTCCCTCCATGGGCATCAG ATGCAGATCATTTCCTGAAGAAAAACCAAGAAGCGCTAGAAAGCCAGTATGTATCTGACAATCTTCACGAGTGGATTAATTTAATATTTGGCTGTAAGCAGAGAGGAAATGAAGCTGTGGCTGCTAACAATG tgttcCATCCAGTTACATATGAAGGAGAAGTTGATTTAAACAG taTCGAGGACCCTGATCAGAAGGTTGCAATGTTAACTCAGATTTTGGAATTCGGTCAGACACCAAAACAACTATTTACTAAGCCTCATCCAAAGAGAATTATCACAAATTCTAAGAGCATGTCACGCTCTTCCAGTCTGAATGTTTCCATAGCTGATTCACCAG GTTCCCTTAGTGAGGAATCTTTTGAAGATCTGACAGAAGAAAGTAAATCTCTGGCATGGGGCAACATCACAAGGCTGCGAATAGAAAGTGGGCACAAGATCCATAAAGA GTCCATCACTGGTGTTGCAGTGTCTTGCAACGGATCATCAGTCTTTACAACATCTCAAG ATTCAACCTTAAAGATGTTCTCTGCAGACCAAAAATCTCTTCAAAGAAGCGTTTCATTCTCCAATATG GCCTTGTCATCCTGTGCAGTCCTACCTGGAGATATGACGGTTATGTGCTCGTCCTGGGACAACAATGT CTATTTTTATTCAATTGCCTTTGGGAGAAGACAAGACACTTTAATGGGACACGATGATGCTGTAAGCAAGATCCAATGGTGCAATAACCGCTTATGTACTGCCTCCTGGGACTCCACTGTGAAG GTGTGGAACTGTGTCCCTGCTGATGTGTGTGGGACAAAACGGAACAATTTTGATCTGTTGGCTGAATTAGAGCACGATGCTGGT GTAAACACAATCAGTTTGAGTTCTgatgggtcagtaatggtgtctGGGACTAAGGAAGGTGCTGTGAGCATCTGGGACATTGGATCAGCCACCATGTTGCACCAGGTTCCTTGTCACAGTGGGACCGTGTATGATGCAGCATTCAGTCCTG ATAACAGACATGTCCTGTCCACTGGTGAAGATGGATGCTTAAAGGTCATAGATGTTCAAACAGGAATGCTTATCTCTTCCTTACCTTCTGGAGAAGTGCAGAG GTGTTTCTGCTGGAATGGACACACAGTTCTGTCTGGCAATGATTCGGGTGAAATGCTGGTTTGGGACCTACTGGGAGGAAGGATTACTGAGAGAGTAACAGGACATTCAG ATGCTGTAACGTGTATATGGATGAATGAGTCGTGCAACACCATTATCACAGGAGGAATGGACCGACAGATTCTGTTCTGGAAATTACACTACTGA